CGGTATGAGAAAATCCATCGACTTCTCCGCAGGTATGACGATCTTGGCGCTCACCACCTATTGCTTTGATATTTCTGTGTTGGAGCTGTTGCTGCCCTTGAGCTGCGGACTGCGAGTGGTGATTGCTGATGCAGCCCAATCCTTGAAGCCCGACCTTTTAGCTGAACGCATACGCCAAGAACGAGTCGATCTGCTGCAGATGACTCCATCACGTATGCAGTTGTTGCTCCATAGCGAAAGTGCCCGTACTTGCCTGTCAGATGTAGTGACGATCATGCTCGGCGGCGAACCTGTCTCAGCCGCGCTCGTAAAACAACTGTCCGCTTTGAGTAATGCTCGTCTCTTCAATATGTACGGACCCACGGAGACCACTATTTGGTCCACTGTCCAGCCTTTGTCGCCAGATCGACCAGTGACGATTGGCAAACCGATTGCCAACACACAGGTACATGTAATTGACACACACATGAACCGACAGCCAATCGGCGTAGCAGGGGAATTGTGCATAGTGGGAGACGGTTTGGCAAGAGGATATCTGCACCGTGCCGATTTGACCGCCGAGAGATTCATCGCCAATCCATTCCGCCCGGGCCAGATCATGTATCGTACAGGAGATTTGGTACGTTTGTTAGACAATGGAGAGCTCGAACACTTGGGCCGTGTCGATGACCAAGTAAAAATCAGAGGGTATCGCATCGAACTTGGTGAGATCGAGCATCAACTGATAGCCAACGATTCGGTACAGGAAGCGGTGGTGCTGGCCAAGGAGTCGGAGGAAGGCAACAAGTTCATGTGCGCTTATCTGGTTGCGGACCAAGCGATTACCCCCCAGCAGATTCGAGAATACTTGCTGACGAAATTGCCGGAATACATGATCCCGTCTTATTTTGTCAAAGTGGACGCAATGCCTTTGACCCCCAATGGCAAAATCAATCGAAAACAGTTGCTTACCATAGATCATGAGAGGGATCTGGAGCCAAATTACACAGAACCGGAAAATCAAGTAGAACAAAAGTTGGTCTCCATCTGGTCCGAGGTGCTGAATATTGACCCCAAAAAAATAGGGATTCACAACAGCTTTTTTGATCTTGGAGGCAACTCCATGCTGTTTGTTCAAATGCTCGCGATGGTCGAAATCGAATACCCTGGAAAAATCTTAGCGACGGACTTGTTTATGAATCCGACTATCAAGCAGATCGCTCGTGTTATCGTCAACCAAGAAGTGACCATTCAGGCCAATGTGACACTAAAGCGAAATCCCTTGCCATCAGAATTTTTCTCCCATGGGCAACATGAAGGGGAAGCTTTGTCGTATAGCGCCAGCCTGCAAGGCCGAGAGCTGGCTCGCTTGAAAGGTGTGACCAAGAATCGTGGCGTGGAACAGGAAGACGTGCTGTTAGCCGCTTATTATTACCTATTCAGCGAAGTGATGAGCAAGGCAGATATTACGCTGTACACTATGCTCGGCCAAACGGATAGCCTGCAGCAATTTACTCTTATTTTTGATGAAATCGAAAGCATTGAGGAATTGGTGCAGTGGGTTCATCAACGCTCTGAGCGCGCCCCCCAACAGGAGTTTCCAATCAAGGCTATCCATGATGTCAGCCAGGAGGAGGACCGTTACTCTGTGGCCCTGTTGATGTATAAGAAAAGCTTGCTTTTAGCAAATGTGAACTTGTTGCAGCACTTCGACATTTTTCTCGAAATCAACGAGCACCACGATCGTACGGATGTAACCTTTGAGTACAATGGCAGCCGCATGAACCAAATGGCCATGCAACAACTGGTGAAAGGCTACCTGATGATTATCCAGCTGCTCGTGGATGAGCTGGAAAAAGCAGGTACTAGTCCAGAAAAGGGATGAGAACTGTATGAAAAAAAAGCTACTCAATTTCAGTCTTGATCAAGTCGGGACGCTCGAGCAAGAAGGGCAGATTCAGATAGATGAAGTATCGAAACGTGATGTTGCCATCATCGGCATGTCAGGAAAAATCGCACAAGCGGACAATCTGGAAGAATTGTGGAATTTTATCGCGCAGGGAAAGGACTGCATTAGAGACTTTCCGATGTCACGGCGTGTAGATACCAATGCATATCTGAAATACAAGCAGACGTATGATCCCCAAATGCAGTACTCTTCGTTTGGTTTTTTAGAAGAAGTCGACAAATTTGACTACAGCTTTTTTAACATTCCACCCAACGAAGCGAAGTACATCGATCCCAACCAACGCTTGTTTTTACAAATGGCCTGGGAGGCGATGGAGGATGCAGGGTATGGCGGCGACAAACTTAAAGGGACGAATACCGCTGTCTATGTCGGATTTGACGGTGACATGCCCTATAAGCAGTTGATTGCTGACGTAGAGCCGGATGCGCTGGCATTTGCCTTGACTGGTACTTTGGCGCCGATTATCGCCAGCCGTATTTCTTATCTGCTGGATTTGAAAGGTCCAAGCATGTTAGTCAACACCGCTTGTTCATCTGCATTAGTCGCCACCTATATGGCTTGCCAGGAAATCCGCAACGGCAACTTCGATATGTCCTTGGTCGGTGCCGTCAGCCTTAACCTAATGCCGATAAAAGCCTCGACAACGCTCGGATTGGAATCTTCAGATGGACGCAGCCATACATTCGATAACGATGCAGACGGCACAGGCGGGGGCGAAGGCGGAGGTGTAATCATGCTTAAATCACTGAGCCAAGCCTTAAAAGATCGCGATCACATTTATGCTGTCATCAAAGGAGTGGCCATCAACCAAGATGGCACTTCTAATGGAATGACTGCTCCACACCCTGGCGCACAGGAAGAGGTGATCGTCAGAGCATGGAAAGATGCCCGTATTGACCCAGAAACGATTACCTACATCGAATCGCACGGGACAGGGACAAAGCTGGGTGATCCAATCGAATTGGAGGGGATCTCCAGGTCATTTCGCCGATTTACCCAGAAAAAACATTTTTGTGCTGTTAGCTCCATCAAGACGAACGTTGGTCACTTGAACCATGCGGCGGGAATAGCTGGGTTGTTAAAAGCAGTGCTGTCTTTGAAAAACAAACAGCTCGCACCTTCGCTTCATTTTAGGCGGCCCAACAAAGGGATTAATTTTATTAACCTGCCTGTCTATGTGAATAACGAGCTTGACGAATGGAAAACTGATGGGCCCCCCAGAAGATGTGGCATCAGCTCGTTTGGTTTAAGCGGTACCAATGCACACATTGTTTTGGAAGAAGCCCCTTTGCCAAAGGAACGTATCCGATCTGCCGCCCATATCCCGCATGTGCTGGCTCTTTCAGCTCGAAGTGAAGCTGCATTGCGCGAGCTGGTAAAGCGATACGCTGAATTCGTGGCAAGCAATGATAACCTTATCTTGGAGGATGTTTGCTATACAGCCAACACCGGACGTGGCCATTATCAATATCGATTGCTGATCACTTGCGTTGATTTGAAGGAACTCTTAACGAAGCTTATGACACTGCTCAACGCAAATTGGAACGAAGATCTCCTGTCCTACGGAATCTATTGCAGCATGTTCGACACCATGAGCGGCAACCTAGACAGCAAAAAACAGGGCGAGTTGACCGAAGACAAAGCAGAGGTCCTAAACATATCGATAAGCGAAAAAGTGGATACCTTTGTGAGGGGCAACATGCGGGACCAAGCTTTGCTGATCGAGATTTGCCAGTCCTATGTCCGAGGGGGGCTGATTGACTGGGAAGCTTTTTATCAGCACGAAATGTGTCACCGCATCAGCCTGCCCGTCTACCCGTTTGAGAAAAAACGTTGCTGGGTGGATATTCCTTATACGGAAAGCCCACATGCCGACGAGGACGGCCTGTTTCATGTCATAAAGTGGGAATCGTCTGACCTACAACCTGGTGCCTATCCTCCAAAACAAGGCCGTGTACTTTTGCTGGCTGACGATTCAGACATAAGCGCCAAGCTCTCCATTTCCCTCAGCGAATTGGGACGAGAGGTGATAATGGTCGAACAGGCGGACGAATACCAGAAGCTGAGTGACAACCATTATTTCATTGACGGTCTTGCAGGTGGGTACGAGGCTCTCATGGATGATTTGGCAGACAATTTGTTTACGCAGGTCGTTTATCTGCAAACCGACCGCTCCGGAATTCATTCGCTCACCGAGATGAGGAAAACGCAAAAGAAAGGTGTTTACAGTCTGTTCCAACTTTTAAAGGCAATGCTGAACAGACAAATCGATCAAGAGATCGAAGTCCTGCTACTTGTGCCGTATGTTCATAAGGTTGACAACAGCGAACCGACATTCTGCCCAGAACACGCACCGTTGATCGGATTGGGCAAAGTTGTAGGGATGGAAA
The window above is part of the Brevibacillus antibioticus genome. Proteins encoded here:
- a CDS encoding non-ribosomal peptide synthetase, producing the protein MTSLDMQLLLSEQKYANQEKYWLQKVSGMNFTGYGGVFRSAQTDPYQYGQAEITITGELWEKVLHLGNHSSLSLYFVLLTSLKALIFRYSGNEDSIVAAPVFKQKRTSDTLNDLLILRDVITGDMSFRELLLQIRATALQAVEHQDYPYERILELVRQAEGQAPEEYAIPFVCRLKDLHDEFPVNIARHALTFSFERRGEDELKGTITYNAMRFDAEVIKRYASHFVNTLTYAVSNITAQLNEIPLASQEEWALLDEYNQTESSYVSEKMIHQLFEEQVEKTPNATALVFGEATLTYLQLNERANRLAHKLIASGVTRERIVGIMIPRSMEMIVGMLAILKAGGAYLPIDPEYPSERIDYFLHDSGVNLLLTRPELSKNLHKDVKVIDPFDEHVEQPKHNPACTGSSANLAYVIYTSGSTGQPKGVMIEHRSVVNFFHGMRKSIDFSAGMTILALTTYCFDISVLELLLPLSCGLRVVIADAAQSLKPDLLAERIRQERVDLLQMTPSRMQLLLHSESARTCLSDVVTIMLGGEPVSAALVKQLSALSNARLFNMYGPTETTIWSTVQPLSPDRPVTIGKPIANTQVHVIDTHMNRQPIGVAGELCIVGDGLARGYLHRADLTAERFIANPFRPGQIMYRTGDLVRLLDNGELEHLGRVDDQVKIRGYRIELGEIEHQLIANDSVQEAVVLAKESEEGNKFMCAYLVADQAITPQQIREYLLTKLPEYMIPSYFVKVDAMPLTPNGKINRKQLLTIDHERDLEPNYTEPENQVEQKLVSIWSEVLNIDPKKIGIHNSFFDLGGNSMLFVQMLAMVEIEYPGKILATDLFMNPTIKQIARVIVNQEVTIQANVTLKRNPLPSEFFSHGQHEGEALSYSASLQGRELARLKGVTKNRGVEQEDVLLAAYYYLFSEVMSKADITLYTMLGQTDSLQQFTLIFDEIESIEELVQWVHQRSERAPQQEFPIKAIHDVSQEEDRYSVALLMYKKSLLLANVNLLQHFDIFLEINEHHDRTDVTFEYNGSRMNQMAMQQLVKGYLMIIQLLVDELEKAGTSPEKG